The nucleotide window AACCTTTGCATGAGTATTCAAATTGGTACGGATTGGTGCTGAGCGGCCTTGAAACAAGGCTGTTGTCCAAGAAGCATATTCAAATGCTATGGCGCTCGTTGGTGGACAATTTCTTTGAGTACGTTGATGGAAATCTTCGTATTGGTATGAAACAGTGGAGCGAAGGCTTTGTTTTTGGAGGAGAGGGGAGCGGACATCCTAGTTACAAGTACCACCAGATAGTTCTTAAAATAGTGAATAGATATGAGCCTGCCAGAGCTCATTGTGAGAATCGCAGCAAGGCGTTGAAGATGAAGTTGGCTGAAAAGAGCTCGGTATAGTAAAAGAGGAGGAATTTGGTTTTTTCGCAAGGCCGCTGGAAACGAGATCTCATACATTCGTCCGTGGAGACAAGGACCGTGTTAATCGCTCGGAACGACAAGGTGCGGTCTTTCTTGCAAACAGCGTAAAACCGAGATCCCTCCATCGCTGCGCGATGTTCGGGATGACGGTTGGAGTTTCGCTCGTTCGGGATGACGGTTGGAGTTTCGCTTGTTCGGGGTGACACAAGCAGGCGACCGACGGGCGGTCTTTCCGTTCGTGTCGATCGCTCGGGCGGCATGCCCCTGGCCGCCTTCCCGCGCTTGTTCGGGACGACAACTTAGGCTTCAGGAATTGTTGTTCAGACTTTCCGTTTCGTCTATCGTCAGCTTGACGCATTGGGGTTCAATCGCCTGTTTGAAGCTGTTGGAAAGGCTGTGCCAATCGAGGACATCGACCCTGAACGGCAGGTCGGATTCTTCAAATGCCTCTTCGATCAGGCGCAAATTCTCAAACCCCAACCTTCCCTTGCAATAGAGCGCTAGGTCGAGATCCGAGAATGGCTTCGCGCCCCCTGCAACTCTCGAGCCGAAGACTCTGACTTCGCATCCCGGGGCAAGTTCGGAGAGTATCGTTGTTACTGTTTTCAGGTGGCGTTCGTCAATGTCAATCATTTTTCGATGCCAGGGATTCCAGCAGACGTCTGGCGTCGGGGGAAAAAAGCAGGGCGAATTGGTAAACCTCGTCGGCGGTGCTCTCTTCGTAGGTGTGAGAAGCCAAGTTTCTGGCGTGATGGTATCGCATCCACTGTTCCACGTCCGAGATCAGCTGGTATTCCGCTGCTAATCGATAGAGCTCCCGCCTTGATATTCCGGTCGTTATGCCGGGGCTGACGTTCATCTCGATCCAGCGCCTCATGAACTTCCAGCATAGTTCATAAGAGAATTCAAAGTACTGTATTATGCCCGCTTTAATGATGTTTCTTGTTATATCGTCCAGGCGGGATAGT belongs to Synergistaceae bacterium and includes:
- a CDS encoding nucleotidyltransferase domain-containing protein yields the protein MIDIDERHLKTVTTILSELAPGCEVRVFGSRVAGGAKPFSDLDLALYCKGRLGFENLRLIEEAFEESDLPFRVDVLDWHSLSNSFKQAIEPQCVKLTIDETESLNNNS
- a CDS encoding nucleotidyltransferase, with product MSLVLESLANAVAALESAILKCGDEEKLSRLDDITRNIIKAGIIQYFEFSYELCWKFMRRWIEMNVSPGITTGISRRELYRLAAEYQLISDVEQWMRYHHARNLASHTYEESTADEVYQFALLFSPDARRLLESLASKND